The sequence GAACTTGACCTCCTCCCCGGAAAGGGGGGATTCCCACGTCGCTCCGCTGCGGCGCCGAGTCACACGGTAGGAGCACCATCACCTCGGCGTGCCCGTTGACATACCCCACTTCGCTTCTCCTCTGGAACATCCAGACCTATTGGTTGTAAAAAATCTGAAGGGCATAGTATGTATATTGATACATAAAAAACCCGCACCAGCTTGTCCCTGTCATGATGACTTACGCCCTTCCGCCGTGGCGCGCCGGCAAGGTGGTTCCCACCAACGAACGCTTCTGCGAACGCTGCGGCACGCCGCTCGGCGCCACTCCGTCGATGTCGTCCGGAGCGAAGCGACGCGCCGCGAAATCCCGCCGCCCAAGGAGACGCCCATGAGGACGCATCACCTGGCCGCGGTAGCCCTGGCCGCCCTCGGGGCGGCCCTCCCGAGGCTGGCTCTGGCCATGGACGAAGCCTCCCTCGAACGGTTCAAGCCGGAGGAAATGGGCGGCGATTGGGTGCCCGCCGGATCCCGCTGCGATTCGCCATTGCGGATCCGGATCGACGCCAAGACCACGACCCTGATCAACGGCCGGGACACCCAGACGTTCCGGAACGGCGAACTGTTCAACCTTAGCGGCAACTTCCTTCTCAGCAACTCGTTCAATCTGGTCCCCGACGTCGCGCAAAACCTCCCCTGGAGCATCACTTTCAACGTGGACGAAAAACCCGGACTGACCCAAATCGAGTACCTCCACAATAGCGATCTCCAACGGCGCTTCCCGCTGCACAAGAAGGATCTGCTGCGCTGCACGGGAACCACCGGCTTGCCGACGCCGGCCGGCCCGCCCAACCGGCCGACCTTCCCCTCGATCAACACCTTGCCGGACGGGCCACCCACGCCACCGGAACGCTGTCCCGACGGTGGTACGCTCGAGCTGATCGGCACCGAACCTTGGGGCGGCCTGCCCTGGTATTTCCATGAGCACGTGCCCGAGGTAAAAGCCATCGCCACGCGCGTCGCGGGCCGCGAAGAACCCTGGGTCCTCAACTTCGATGGCCCCTCCGGCTTCAACCGGCTCTATCGAAAGGCCAATACGGAGATCGTGGTGTTCGATGCCTGCAGGCCACACGACTGCCAGAACTCTTTCCTATGGGGCGCCTACGACCGCACCCACCGGCGCTACGCCCTCATCCTCAGCGAGGCCGGTCGCGAGCGCCGAATCGGTGAGCACACCGAGGAGATCGACGCCGCCATCGCCTGCGCCCGGAAGGACGAAGAGCGCTACCATGTCACGCACTAGCCCCACTCCCGTCTTCCTCCGGCTGCTCCCGCTGTTGCTCACGGGCACCACCCTGGCGGCTGGGCGGTTTCCCGCCCCTAAAGCCCCCACAGGCGCCCCGCCATGTGCCGCATAAGCTTCGAGATCTCTAGACCTGGGCGGCATGGCAGGTTCGGCGGGGCACAGGCTGGCGCCAGCCTTCGATCACCACTCACCCTTCACCGTGCCACCACGCGCAAAAGAGGTACTAGCGCCACCAGACCGACCGTAGCGACGGTTTGCATGAGCAGCACATTCTTGTCGAGCCCGGTATCGGTGCGAATATGCACGAAGTTGTAGAAGCAGTTGTTCAGGAAATGAACCGCGATCGGCACCCACAGCGATTGCGTAATATGGTACAGGAGTCCGAACGCGCCCCCGGCCACGGACGAACCCATCAGCAGGGCGAGGCCGGAGCTGAACGCCGCGGCAACGGTCGTTTGCCCCACAAACACGATCTTGACCGGCCAAACCAGGTGCCAAAGGCCGAACAGGACTGCCTGCAGCGTCACTGCTGGCCAGAGGCCAAGGCGTGCCTCGAGCTCGGGCTGCAGGAGTCCCCGGAACAGTCCTTCTTCTGCCAACGCATTGATGGCGTTGCCAAGGACGAGTAGCAGTACAAAGTCGATGCCCCCGGTCAGGCTCGTTTTG is a genomic window of Candidatus Methylocalor cossyra containing:
- a CDS encoding Ivy family c-type lysozyme inhibitor translates to MRTHHLAAVALAALGAALPRLALAMDEASLERFKPEEMGGDWVPAGSRCDSPLRIRIDAKTTTLINGRDTQTFRNGELFNLSGNFLLSNSFNLVPDVAQNLPWSITFNVDEKPGLTQIEYLHNSDLQRRFPLHKKDLLRCTGTTGLPTPAGPPNRPTFPSINTLPDGPPTPPERCPDGGTLELIGTEPWGGLPWYFHEHVPEVKAIATRVAGREEPWVLNFDGPSGFNRLYRKANTEIVVFDACRPHDCQNSFLWGAYDRTHRRYALILSEAGRERRIGEHTEEIDAAIACARKDEERYHVTH
- a CDS encoding CPBP family intramembrane glutamic endopeptidase, which produces MAVLLVALLFRVLDIFVFRLDERWGEILLSKSLTLVLVLGAVLATGRDLQALGLRGTGMGPFLAVSIVGLIGIFGFALSLQILAIRLQGSDAKVSFEAVDPKTSLTGGIDFVLLLVLGNAINALAEEGLFRGLLQPELEARLGLWPAVTLQAVLFGLWHLVWPVKIVFVGQTTVAAAFSSGLALLMGSSVAGGAFGLLYHITQSLWVPIAVHFLNNCFYNFVHIRTDTGLDKNVLLMQTVATVGLVALVPLLRVVAR